One Kitasatospora sp. NBC_01266 genomic window carries:
- a CDS encoding threonine aldolase family protein has protein sequence MTDDPFTRRLAAQRSCQRLLSGRRLPTMRERLAALSSLDGLDDRPDFYGDGPVRQVEQRVATLLGKPDAVFFPTGTMAQQIALRHGAELTGRTAVALHPLAHLERWERQAYSQLTGLRGLWPTTAPRHFDAAEVAALDEPFGTLTVELPLRDAGYLLPSWPELVALAEAGRAAGARVHFDGARLWETTSHFGKGLDEIAALADSVYVSFYKTLGGISGAALAGDAELIGYARAWRHRHGGNLYQQWPAALAALDGLDRVLPRLPEQVRHAALVATALAELPGARITPETPHTQEFQLWLPHPAAALDQAALTLAEQEGLWFVHYWEDRAPGLAMAEVMIAGEALEWTAADVTRVGRRFLELVEPGAGGA, from the coding sequence ATGACCGACGACCCCTTCACCCGCCGACTGGCCGCGCAGCGCTCCTGCCAGCGCCTGCTCTCCGGCCGCCGCCTGCCGACCATGCGCGAGCGGCTGGCCGCGCTCAGCTCGCTGGACGGCCTGGACGACCGCCCCGACTTCTACGGTGACGGCCCGGTCCGGCAGGTGGAGCAGCGGGTCGCCACCCTGCTCGGCAAGCCGGACGCCGTCTTCTTCCCCACCGGCACGATGGCCCAGCAGATCGCGCTGCGCCACGGCGCCGAGCTGACCGGGCGGACGGCCGTCGCCCTGCACCCGCTGGCCCACCTGGAGCGCTGGGAGCGGCAGGCGTACAGCCAGCTGACCGGGCTGCGCGGACTGTGGCCGACCACCGCGCCGCGGCACTTCGACGCGGCCGAAGTCGCCGCACTGGACGAGCCGTTCGGCACCCTGACGGTCGAACTGCCGCTGCGCGACGCCGGATACCTGCTGCCGAGCTGGCCGGAGCTGGTCGCGCTGGCCGAGGCCGGCCGGGCCGCCGGCGCCCGGGTGCACTTCGACGGCGCCCGGCTCTGGGAGACCACCAGCCACTTCGGCAAGGGACTTGACGAGATAGCGGCGCTCGCCGACAGCGTCTACGTCTCCTTCTACAAGACCCTGGGCGGCATCAGCGGCGCCGCACTGGCCGGCGATGCCGAGCTGATCGGCTACGCCCGCGCCTGGCGCCACCGCCACGGCGGCAACCTCTACCAGCAGTGGCCCGCCGCGCTGGCCGCGCTGGACGGCCTGGACCGGGTGCTGCCCCGGCTCCCCGAGCAGGTGCGCCACGCGGCCCTGGTCGCCACCGCGCTCGCCGAGCTCCCCGGTGCCCGGATCACCCCCGAGACCCCGCACACCCAGGAGTTCCAACTCTGGCTGCCCCACCCGGCAGCCGCCCTCGACCAGGCCGCCCTCACCCTCGCGGAGCAGGAGGGGCTCTGGTTCGTCCACTACTGGGAGGACCGCGCCCCGGGCCTGGCGATGGCCGAGGTCATGATCGCCGGGGAGGCGCTGGAGTGGACCGCGGCGGACGTCACCCGGGTGGGGCGGCGGTTCCTGGAGCTGGTGGAGCCCGGAGCCGGCGGAGCCTGA
- a CDS encoding MarC family protein, producing the protein MSVLNLSSTFVTFFAVVGPPKVLLAYAQLSRGRTVPEMRKLVLLSALLAALVGVLMAFCADALTNFFHISDESLQLAGGVIFFLYAVGLVLGMHLGGASEDDDDTLTNPLAEGVRELLLPYVASPLAMTAVLVESLTKEEWGWRFTVAGAYLAVVAINTACVLVLAPLLRRTHQTSLEVLSRLLGLLLAAVGVELFLNGLQGLGVPLPSSGH; encoded by the coding sequence ATGTCGGTCCTGAACCTGAGCAGCACGTTCGTCACCTTCTTCGCCGTGGTCGGCCCGCCCAAGGTGCTGCTGGCCTACGCCCAGTTGAGCCGCGGCCGCACGGTGCCGGAGATGCGCAAGCTGGTCCTGCTCAGCGCGTTGCTGGCGGCCCTGGTCGGGGTGCTGATGGCGTTCTGCGCGGACGCGCTCACCAACTTCTTCCACATCAGCGACGAGTCGCTGCAGCTGGCCGGCGGGGTGATCTTCTTCCTCTACGCGGTCGGCCTGGTGCTCGGCATGCACCTGGGCGGCGCGAGCGAGGACGACGACGACACGCTGACCAACCCGCTGGCCGAGGGTGTGCGCGAGTTGCTGCTGCCGTACGTGGCGAGCCCGCTGGCGATGACGGCGGTGCTGGTGGAGTCGCTGACCAAGGAGGAGTGGGGCTGGCGGTTCACCGTGGCCGGCGCCTACCTGGCGGTGGTGGCGATCAACACGGCCTGCGTGCTGGTGCTGGCCCCGCTGCTGCGGCGCACCCACCAGACCTCGCTGGAGGTGCTCTCCCGGCTGCTCGGGCTGCTGCTCGCGGCGGTCGGCGTGGAGCTGTTCCTGAACGGCCTGCAGGGGCTGGGTGTGCCGCTGCCCAGCTCCGGGCACTGA
- a CDS encoding ABC transporter permease, with the protein MSTATPTAVPARGPVGGPVTLPRVVHSEWIKFRTLRSTYFTLLAAVVFMIGFGLLACYGAIDHLNHPDMRDHGFSINAADRSLRGYLAAQLAVGVLGVLVVSGEYSTGMIRASLSAVPRRLPVLWAKAGVFGAVTFVVTLITAFVAFFGGQAVLSANHVQTTLSAAGVTRTVVGTSLYLTAIGILAVAVGTMIRNTAGGIAAIFGMLLVLPTLVEVLPANWSSNIGPYLPGAAGQAVATLNPDPGTLAPWTGYGVLWIYVVVALIGAAAVLKRRDA; encoded by the coding sequence ATGAGCACCGCCACCCCCACCGCCGTCCCGGCCCGCGGGCCGGTCGGCGGCCCGGTCACGCTGCCGCGCGTGGTCCACTCCGAGTGGATCAAGTTCCGCACGCTGCGCTCGACCTACTTCACCCTGCTGGCCGCCGTGGTCTTCATGATCGGCTTCGGCCTGCTCGCCTGCTATGGCGCGATCGACCACCTGAACCACCCCGACATGCGCGACCACGGCTTCTCGATCAACGCCGCCGACCGCAGCCTGCGCGGCTACCTGGCGGCCCAGCTGGCCGTCGGCGTGCTCGGCGTGCTGGTGGTCAGCGGCGAGTACAGCACCGGCATGATCCGCGCCTCGCTGTCCGCCGTGCCGCGCCGCCTGCCGGTGCTCTGGGCCAAGGCGGGCGTCTTCGGTGCGGTGACCTTCGTGGTGACCCTGATCACCGCGTTCGTCGCCTTCTTCGGCGGCCAGGCGGTGCTCTCCGCCAACCACGTGCAGACCACGCTGTCGGCCGCCGGGGTGACCCGCACCGTCGTCGGCACCTCGCTCTACCTCACCGCGATCGGCATCCTCGCGGTCGCGGTCGGCACGATGATCCGCAACACGGCCGGCGGCATCGCCGCGATCTTCGGCATGCTGCTGGTGCTGCCCACCCTGGTCGAGGTGCTGCCGGCCAACTGGAGCAGCAACATCGGCCCGTACCTGCCCGGCGCGGCCGGCCAGGCGGTGGCCACGCTCAACCCGGACCCGGGCACGCTCGCCCCGTGGACCGGCTACGGCGTGCTCTGGATCTACGTGGTCGTCGCGCTGATCGGCGCGGCCGCGGTGCTCAAGCGGCGCGACGCGTGA
- a CDS encoding undecaprenyl-diphosphate phosphatase encodes MSLTYPESIGVGLLQGVTELFPVSSLGHSILIPALIGGSVQKDLNVTAATSPYLSVLVGLHLATALALVLFFRKDWVRVIRGLFSSIRERRIETSEQRLAWLLIVGTIPVGLVGLVAEKALRDALGKPVVAAVFLALNGFVLLGADKLRRGGGGRRRAGQQVGHTPGADPAIESDRRLAKLSFRQGTWIGAAQILALLPGISRSGVTMSTGILRGLNHEDAARFSFLLATPVIGAAAALKVPELLKPENAAIRGPLLVGSICAFVAGYVSVKFLTKYFENRSLTPFAIYCMVAGVGSAVYLSM; translated from the coding sequence ATGTCCCTGACCTACCCCGAATCGATCGGCGTGGGGCTGCTGCAAGGCGTCACCGAGCTCTTCCCGGTCTCCAGCCTGGGACACAGCATCCTGATCCCCGCGCTGATCGGGGGCAGCGTCCAGAAGGACCTGAACGTCACGGCCGCCACCTCGCCCTACCTCTCGGTGCTGGTCGGCCTGCACCTGGCGACCGCGCTGGCCCTGGTGCTCTTCTTCCGCAAGGACTGGGTCCGGGTGATCCGGGGCCTGTTCAGCTCCATACGCGAGCGCCGAATAGAGACCTCCGAGCAGCGGCTGGCCTGGCTGCTGATCGTCGGCACCATCCCGGTCGGCCTGGTGGGCCTGGTCGCCGAGAAGGCGCTGCGGGACGCGCTCGGCAAGCCGGTGGTCGCGGCGGTCTTCCTGGCGCTGAACGGGTTCGTGCTGCTGGGCGCCGACAAGCTGCGGCGCGGTGGCGGTGGCCGCCGCCGCGCGGGGCAGCAGGTCGGGCACACCCCGGGCGCCGACCCGGCGATCGAGTCGGACCGCCGACTGGCCAAGCTGAGCTTCCGCCAGGGCACCTGGATCGGCGCCGCGCAGATCCTGGCCCTGCTGCCCGGGATCAGCCGCTCCGGCGTCACGATGAGCACCGGCATCCTGCGCGGCCTCAACCACGAGGACGCCGCGCGCTTCTCCTTCCTGCTGGCCACGCCGGTGATCGGCGCGGCGGCGGCCCTCAAGGTGCCCGAGCTGCTCAAGCCGGAGAACGCCGCCATCCGCGGACCGCTGCTGGTCGGTTCGATCTGCGCCTTCGTGGCGGGCTACGTCTCGGTGAAGTTCCTGACCAAGTACTTCGAGAACCGCAGCCTGACCCCGTTCGCGATCTACTGCATGGTGGCCGGTGTGGGCAGCGCGGTCTACCTGAGCATGTGA
- the kynU gene encoding kynureninase, which yields MSVDLVTIPSTRAQCQALDAADPLAAFRAEYTLPANGVYLDGNSLGVLPARTPELVRRTVEEEWGKDLITSWNKHGWIDLPYRLGDKIAPLVGAGAGEVVVCDSVSVNLFKVLTAALRLRPGRRTVLGERDSFPTDLYIAEGVTGLFEGGRSVLLPSVDDLDAHLDDGVAAVVLSQVDYRTGRLLDMAEITARVHRAGALMIWDLCHSAGALPIDLTACEADFAVGCTYKYLNAGPCAPGFLYAAPRHHDAVEQPLTGWFGHAAPFAFESGYRPAQGIGRFMTSFPPLLALAGLRATLEIWEKVDLELVRAKSLALTGLFIEQCRAAGLEVVTPDQPERRGSQVAIRHPDAFPVVQALIERGVIGDFRAPDLMRFGFTPLYLSYTEVWDAAQALREVLASGEWRAERFSVRGAVT from the coding sequence GTGAGCGTTGACCTGGTGACGATCCCGAGCACGCGGGCGCAGTGCCAGGCGCTGGACGCGGCCGACCCGCTGGCGGCGTTCCGGGCCGAGTACACGCTCCCGGCGAACGGCGTCTACCTGGACGGCAATTCGCTCGGCGTACTGCCCGCGCGCACCCCCGAACTGGTCCGGCGGACCGTCGAGGAGGAGTGGGGCAAGGACCTGATCACCAGCTGGAACAAGCACGGCTGGATCGACCTGCCGTACCGGCTCGGCGACAAGATCGCACCGCTGGTCGGGGCCGGCGCGGGCGAGGTGGTGGTCTGCGACAGCGTCTCGGTCAACCTGTTCAAGGTGCTGACGGCCGCGCTGCGGCTGCGGCCCGGGCGGCGCACGGTGCTCGGCGAGCGGGACTCGTTCCCGACCGACCTCTACATCGCCGAAGGGGTCACCGGGCTCTTCGAGGGCGGGCGCAGCGTGCTGCTGCCCTCGGTGGACGACCTGGACGCGCACCTGGACGACGGTGTGGCCGCCGTGGTGCTCTCCCAGGTGGACTACCGCACCGGCCGGCTGCTGGACATGGCGGAGATCACCGCCCGGGTGCACCGGGCCGGCGCGCTGATGATCTGGGACCTGTGCCACTCGGCGGGCGCGCTGCCGATCGACCTGACGGCCTGCGAGGCGGACTTCGCGGTCGGCTGCACCTACAAGTACCTGAACGCCGGGCCGTGCGCGCCGGGCTTCCTGTACGCGGCGCCGCGCCATCACGACGCCGTCGAGCAGCCGCTGACCGGGTGGTTCGGGCACGCGGCGCCGTTCGCCTTCGAGAGCGGCTACCGCCCGGCCCAGGGGATCGGGCGGTTCATGACCAGCTTCCCGCCGCTGCTCGCGCTGGCCGGGCTGCGGGCCACCCTGGAGATCTGGGAGAAAGTCGACCTGGAGCTGGTGCGGGCCAAGAGCCTGGCCCTGACCGGGCTCTTCATCGAGCAGTGCCGGGCGGCCGGGCTCGAGGTGGTCACACCGGATCAGCCGGAGCGGCGCGGCAGCCAGGTGGCGATCCGGCACCCCGACGCCTTCCCGGTGGTCCAGGCGCTGATCGAGCGCGGGGTGATCGGCGACTTCCGGGCGCCGGACCTGATGCGGTTCGGCTTCACCCCGCTGTACCTCTCCTACACCGAGGTCTGGGACGCCGCGCAGGCGTTGCGCGAGGTGCTGGCGAGCGGCGAGTGGCGGGCCGAGCGGTTCAGCGTGCGCGGTGCGGTGACCTGA
- a CDS encoding response regulator transcription factor has product MTIRVLLVDDQPLLRVAFTLVLDSQPDLEVAGEAEDGAEAVRLTLEQRPDVVLMDVRMPGMDGIEATRRIVEASPDTKVLIMTTFDLDEYAFAGLRAGASGFLLKNAQPAELLSAIRSVAAGDAVVAPRITRRLLDTFASQLPADGGSPDRAESAIEALTTRERSVLVQVARGLSNAEVAAELFLAEATVKTHVSRILLKLGLRDRVQAVVFAYENRLVRPT; this is encoded by the coding sequence ATGACCATCCGCGTCCTGCTGGTGGACGACCAACCGCTGCTGCGCGTCGCCTTCACCCTGGTCCTCGACTCGCAGCCGGACCTGGAGGTGGCCGGCGAGGCCGAGGACGGCGCGGAGGCGGTGCGCCTCACCCTGGAGCAGCGCCCGGACGTGGTGCTGATGGACGTCCGGATGCCCGGCATGGACGGCATCGAGGCAACCCGGCGGATCGTCGAGGCCTCCCCCGACACCAAGGTGCTCATCATGACCACCTTCGACCTCGACGAGTACGCCTTCGCCGGCCTGCGGGCCGGGGCCTCGGGCTTCCTGCTGAAGAACGCCCAGCCGGCCGAACTGCTCAGCGCGATCCGCAGCGTGGCGGCGGGCGACGCCGTGGTGGCGCCCCGGATCACCCGCCGGCTGCTGGACACCTTCGCCTCGCAGCTGCCCGCCGACGGCGGCTCGCCGGACCGGGCCGAGAGCGCCATCGAGGCGCTGACCACCCGCGAGCGCAGCGTGCTGGTCCAGGTGGCCCGCGGCCTGTCGAACGCCGAGGTGGCCGCCGAACTCTTCCTCGCCGAGGCCACGGTGAAGACCCATGTGAGCCGGATCCTGCTCAAGCTCGGCCTGCGCGACCGGGTCCAGGCCGTGGTCTTCGCCTACGAAAACCGCTTGGTCCGCCCGACCTGA
- a CDS encoding ATP-binding cassette domain-containing protein, which yields MIEAVGLTKRYGPKTAVQDLSFSVRPGIVTGFLGPNGAGKSTTMRMLLGLDTPSAGHATINGRRYADHAAPLREVGAMLEARAIHTGRSAFNHLLALAATHGIPRSRVDEVIDLVGLRQVARKRAGGFSLGMGQRLGIASALLGDPATLILDEPVNGLDPEGILWIRNLLKSLAVEGRTVLVSSHLMSEMALTAEHLIVIGRGQLIADTSVADFTERASRGGVLVRTPDSVRLGELLRELPGVSVTDGEDAQVLTVDGADSERVGRLAAEHGLTLFELTPQKASLEEAFMEMTKDAVEYDAVVAPRTLVEEHAA from the coding sequence ATGATCGAAGCCGTCGGCCTCACCAAGCGCTACGGCCCCAAAACCGCCGTCCAGGACCTGAGTTTCAGCGTCCGCCCCGGCATCGTGACCGGCTTCCTCGGCCCCAACGGGGCCGGCAAGTCCACCACCATGCGGATGCTGCTCGGCCTCGACACCCCGAGCGCCGGCCACGCCACCATCAACGGCCGCCGCTACGCCGACCACGCCGCGCCGCTGCGCGAGGTCGGCGCGATGCTGGAGGCCCGCGCGATCCACACCGGGCGCTCCGCCTTCAACCACCTGCTCGCGCTGGCCGCCACCCACGGCATCCCGCGCTCCCGGGTGGACGAGGTGATCGACCTGGTGGGCCTGCGCCAGGTGGCCAGGAAGCGGGCGGGCGGCTTCTCGCTCGGCATGGGCCAGCGCCTGGGCATCGCCTCCGCGCTGCTCGGCGACCCGGCCACGCTGATCCTCGACGAGCCGGTCAACGGCCTCGACCCCGAGGGCATTCTGTGGATCCGCAACCTGCTCAAGTCGCTGGCGGTCGAGGGCCGCACGGTGCTGGTCTCCTCGCACCTGATGAGCGAGATGGCGCTCACCGCCGAGCACCTGATCGTGATCGGCCGCGGGCAGCTGATCGCGGACACCTCGGTGGCCGACTTCACCGAGCGGGCCTCGCGCGGCGGAGTGCTGGTGCGCACCCCCGACTCAGTGCGGCTCGGTGAGCTGCTGCGCGAGCTGCCGGGTGTGAGCGTGACCGACGGCGAGGACGCCCAGGTGCTGACCGTGGACGGCGCGGACAGCGAGCGGGTCGGCCGGCTGGCCGCCGAGCACGGCCTGACGCTCTTCGAACTGACCCCGCAGAAGGCCTCGCTGGAGGAGGCCTTCATGGAAATGACCAAGGACGCCGTCGAGTACGACGCCGTGGTCGCCCCCCGCACGCTGGTCGAGGAGCACGCAGCATGA
- a CDS encoding sensor histidine kinase → MTSLDQLPTALGRRFPRAAWGLAALRGWLLDERYPLAVDLAFALAVLALASAAHGRDLREHPWIWLLQLALILPLTFRRRAPLTVFGVIAGVAFVQWLTYQAMPADIAVLLALYTVAAHCSRRMTVLSYLVAELGVVLVASNLRTTVALADPVGIWFKAAFMLSGATTAAAVLGLNVRARRAQLRALRARARELERQRDQQAALAVAEERSRIAREMHDIVTHNLSVMVALADGAVYVNPIAPEKATAAMRQSAETGRQALTDMRRFLGVLRADEPDALRHPQPGLGQLAALAAQVRAAGLPTELRLTGEAAGISPGAQLTVYRLVQESLTNTLKHAAPGARAQVTVDCTADLVTVEVRDDGVALHRPGSAADRGDDWPGEPGHGLAGMRERVAAYGGGLSAGPLPRGGWRVAATLDLGPGPAPGPDPEPGPDPDPAPDLAPDLQEAHR, encoded by the coding sequence ATGACTTCGCTCGATCAGCTCCCGACAGCCCTCGGGCGGCGCTTTCCCCGCGCCGCCTGGGGGCTGGCCGCGTTGCGCGGCTGGCTGCTCGACGAGCGCTACCCGCTCGCCGTCGACCTCGCCTTCGCGCTGGCGGTGCTGGCGCTGGCCAGCGCGGCGCACGGGCGCGACCTGCGCGAGCACCCGTGGATCTGGCTGCTGCAGCTCGCGCTGATCCTGCCGCTCACCTTCCGCCGCCGGGCCCCGCTGACGGTCTTCGGGGTGATCGCGGGCGTCGCCTTCGTGCAGTGGCTGACCTACCAGGCGATGCCCGCCGACATCGCGGTGCTGCTCGCGCTCTACACCGTGGCGGCGCACTGCTCGCGTCGGATGACGGTGCTCTCCTACCTGGTCGCCGAGCTCGGCGTGGTGCTGGTGGCCTCCAACCTGCGGACCACGGTCGCGCTGGCCGATCCGGTGGGGATCTGGTTCAAGGCCGCCTTCATGCTCTCCGGCGCCACCACGGCCGCCGCCGTGCTCGGCCTCAACGTCCGGGCCCGCCGCGCCCAGCTGCGCGCGCTGCGGGCCAGGGCCCGCGAGCTGGAGCGCCAGCGCGACCAGCAGGCCGCCCTCGCGGTCGCCGAGGAGCGCTCCCGGATCGCCCGCGAGATGCACGACATCGTCACGCACAACCTCTCGGTGATGGTCGCGCTCGCCGACGGCGCCGTCTACGTCAACCCGATCGCCCCGGAGAAGGCCACCGCCGCGATGCGCCAGTCGGCCGAGACCGGACGCCAGGCGCTGACCGACATGCGCCGCTTCCTCGGCGTGCTGCGGGCCGACGAACCCGACGCGCTGCGCCACCCACAGCCCGGCCTGGGCCAGCTCGCCGCGCTGGCCGCCCAGGTCCGGGCGGCCGGCCTGCCCACCGAGCTGCGGCTGACCGGCGAGGCCGCCGGCATCTCCCCCGGCGCCCAGCTGACCGTCTACCGGCTGGTCCAGGAGTCGCTCACCAACACCCTCAAGCACGCCGCGCCCGGCGCCCGCGCCCAGGTCACCGTGGACTGCACGGCCGACCTGGTGACGGTGGAGGTCCGCGACGACGGGGTCGCGCTGCACCGGCCCGGCTCCGCCGCCGACCGGGGCGACGACTGGCCCGGCGAGCCCGGACACGGCCTGGCCGGGATGCGCGAGCGGGTCGCCGCCTATGGTGGTGGTCTGAGCGCCGGACCGCTGCCGCGGGGCGGCTGGCGGGTGGCCGCCACGCTCGACCTCGGCCCCGGCCCCGCGCCCGGCCCGGACCCGGAACCCGGCCCGGACCCCGATCCCGCACCCGACCTCGCACCCGACCTCCAGGAAGCCCACCGATGA
- a CDS encoding Lrp/AsnC family transcriptional regulator, with translation MVLDALDRRLLAELQADARLSYNELSRRVSLSAPAVAERVRRLEADGVIGGYHAHVDLARAGLPITALVQVQCYGPRCVLRDPSVADWPEVLQLHRVTGGACCVLLVAVAEMASFEALIDRLAAYGQPSSSMVLSSPVPWRPVTPP, from the coding sequence ATGGTCCTGGACGCCCTGGACCGCCGCCTGCTCGCCGAGCTGCAGGCCGACGCGCGGCTCTCCTACAACGAATTGTCCCGTCGGGTCAGCCTCTCCGCCCCCGCCGTCGCCGAACGGGTACGCCGTCTGGAGGCGGACGGCGTGATCGGCGGCTACCACGCGCACGTCGACCTGGCCCGGGCCGGACTGCCGATCACCGCGCTGGTGCAGGTGCAGTGCTACGGCCCGCGCTGCGTGCTGCGCGACCCCTCGGTGGCCGACTGGCCCGAGGTGCTCCAACTGCACCGGGTGACCGGCGGCGCCTGCTGCGTCCTGCTGGTGGCGGTGGCCGAGATGGCGAGCTTCGAGGCGCTGATCGACCGGCTGGCGGCCTACGGGCAGCCGAGCAGCTCGATGGTCCTCTCCAGCCCGGTGCCCTGGCGCCCGGTCACTCCGCCCTGA
- a CDS encoding DoxX family protein, producing MGCVNRTDLGLLALRTAVGGVLFAHGTQKLFGWFGGGGLEGTAAGMEAMGFKPGGQSALAAGLGEAGGGALLIAGLATPAAGPVVAGTMLGASAVHFPHGFFATKGGYEYPALLGVCGMALGIAGPGRLSLDHLTGHRLNQPWLGALAFAAAAAGAFQVVCKRERGIREAAAKAMTEEPE from the coding sequence ATGGGCTGCGTGAACCGCACGGACCTCGGGCTGCTCGCCCTGCGCACCGCCGTTGGCGGTGTGCTCTTCGCACACGGTACCCAGAAGCTGTTCGGTTGGTTCGGCGGCGGCGGCCTGGAGGGCACCGCGGCCGGCATGGAGGCGATGGGCTTCAAGCCCGGCGGGCAGAGCGCGCTGGCGGCCGGCCTCGGTGAGGCGGGCGGCGGCGCGCTGCTGATCGCCGGGCTGGCCACGCCGGCGGCCGGCCCGGTCGTGGCCGGCACCATGCTCGGCGCCAGCGCGGTGCACTTCCCGCACGGCTTCTTCGCCACCAAGGGCGGCTACGAGTACCCGGCGCTGCTCGGCGTCTGCGGTATGGCGCTCGGCATCGCGGGACCGGGCCGGCTCTCGCTCGACCACCTCACCGGCCACCGGCTGAACCAGCCCTGGCTGGGCGCGCTGGCCTTCGCGGCGGCCGCGGCGGGTGCCTTCCAGGTGGTCTGCAAGCGCGAGCGCGGAATCCGCGAGGCGGCGGCGAAGGCCATGACGGAGGAGCCCGAGTGA
- a CDS encoding tryptophan 2,3-dioxygenase encodes MSRSTVQTPKLAFDPVREDAVADPLTSGATPYERYARLDVLHTLQQPRSTVDAELSFIVTTQVMELLFDLLRHEWELAQRALRADDLPGAIAALRRGANAQDVLNSSWDLLATLTPVEFSAFRPVLGEASGFQSSAYLRLEFMLGNKSDRLLAMYQGAPDTHRELAAALAQPGLYDDALALLARRGFEVAPSVGPERYTASPAVEAAWHAVYTDPAHAELVVLAETLLDTAERVSRWRQRHYASVKRSMGAKPGSGGSSGLSWLKAAADQDVFPELWTVRGEL; translated from the coding sequence ATGTCCCGGTCCACCGTTCAGACGCCGAAGCTGGCGTTCGACCCCGTCCGCGAGGACGCCGTCGCCGACCCGCTGACCAGCGGCGCGACACCGTACGAGCGCTACGCCCGGCTGGACGTGCTGCACACCCTGCAGCAGCCGCGCAGCACGGTGGACGCGGAGCTGTCGTTCATCGTCACCACCCAGGTGATGGAGCTGCTCTTCGACCTGCTGCGGCACGAGTGGGAGCTGGCCCAGCGCGCGCTGCGGGCCGACGACCTGCCGGGCGCGATCGCCGCGCTGCGCCGCGGGGCCAACGCGCAGGATGTGCTGAACAGCTCCTGGGACCTGCTGGCCACGCTCACCCCGGTGGAGTTCAGCGCCTTCCGCCCGGTGCTCGGCGAGGCCTCGGGCTTCCAGTCCTCGGCCTACCTGCGGCTGGAGTTCATGCTCGGCAACAAGTCGGACCGGCTGCTGGCCATGTACCAGGGCGCCCCCGACACGCACCGCGAGCTGGCCGCCGCGCTGGCCCAACCGGGCCTGTACGACGACGCGTTGGCCCTGCTGGCCCGCCGCGGCTTCGAGGTCGCGCCGAGCGTGGGCCCCGAGCGGTACACCGCGAGCCCGGCGGTCGAGGCCGCCTGGCACGCCGTCTACACCGACCCCGCGCACGCCGAACTCGTCGTGCTGGCCGAGACCTTGCTGGACACCGCCGAGCGGGTCAGCCGCTGGCGGCAGCGCCACTACGCCTCGGTGAAGCGGTCGATGGGGGCCAAGCCCGGCAGCGGCGGGTCCAGCGGCCTGAGTTGGCTCAAGGCCGCCGCCGATCAGGACGTCTTCCCGGAACTGTGGACCGTACGAGGTGAGTTGTGA
- a CDS encoding barstar family protein: MDFHLDGATATDRAGLYSALGTALNGPDGYYGSNLDALADCLRGGFGPVPPFTLVWHDWAAAEHSPMLPPGYAWAVVELLGETGVTVRLR, encoded by the coding sequence ATGGATTTCCACCTGGACGGCGCCACCGCCACCGACCGGGCCGGGCTGTACTCGGCGCTCGGCACGGCGCTGAACGGCCCGGACGGCTACTACGGGAGCAACCTGGACGCGCTCGCCGACTGCCTGCGCGGCGGCTTCGGTCCGGTGCCGCCGTTCACCCTGGTCTGGCACGACTGGGCGGCGGCCGAGCACTCGCCGATGCTGCCGCCCGGCTACGCGTGGGCGGTGGTCGAGCTGCTCGGTGAGACGGGCGTCACGGTCCGGCTGCGCTGA